The proteins below are encoded in one region of Carassius auratus strain Wakin unplaced genomic scaffold, ASM336829v1 scaf_tig00215912, whole genome shotgun sequence:
- the epgn gene encoding epigen: MTQQVDKRCLHYQVLGLMVVLAVFSGLGDTKEKSEDALPYNTTPRSGEEPRVLAVQRPCGPEHKGFCFNGSCSYSSDLKIPICRCDKMFSGERCEHAILDNRSSSSPEEVIGISCGSVLLLGSVIAFMYCCVKKRCQKSSTPYKNCGSENLV; the protein is encoded by the exons ATGACACAACAAGTGGATAAAAGGTGTTTGCACTATCAGG TACTTGGATTGATGGTGGTGCTAGCCGTCTTCTCTGGACTTGGAGACACTAAGGAGAAGTCAGAGGATGCACTCCCATACAACACAACACCCA GAAGTGGAGAAGAACCGCGAGTGCTGGCTGTTCAAAGGCCCTGCGGTCCAGAACACAAAGGATTCTGTTTCAATGGTTCCTGTTCCTACTCCTCTGACCTGAAGATCCCCATTTGTCG gtgtgacaaaatgtttagCGGTGAGCGATGTGAACATGCTATTTTGGACAACCGAAGTTCGTCTAGTCCCGAAGAAGTCATTGGAATTAGCTGTGGTTCAGTTTTATTACTGGGAAGTGTCATTGCATTCATGTACTGCTGCGTAAAGAAAAG GTGTCAGAAGTCATCAACACCCTACAAGAACTGTGGCTCTGAGAACTTAGTTTAA
- the mthfd2l gene encoding putative bifunctional methylenetetrahydrofolate dehydrogenase/cyclohydrolase 2, with amino-acid sequence MAALTALTGNYTRIQTLASYFQHCRRSKRWINLKTVNRRSPFCQSLKRDAATVVSGTELARQIHKEVQSDIAKLVAQGIRRPHLSVILVGDDHASHTYVRNKTRTASLLGMSSSTIFRPSSVSQEEMLELIDKFNRDRSISGLLVQLPLPEHINERAICNAVAPEKDVDGFHIVNIGKLCLDQRCMVPATAAAVWEIIRRTGIETVGKNVLVVGRSKNVGMPIAMLLHSDRNHERPGGDATVIMAHRCTPLPRLKELASLADIVIAAAGVPHLITAEMVKEGAAVIDVGINRMQDPVTGKLRLVGDVDFEAVKVKAGFITPVPGGVGPMTIAMLDRRQALQSGYFNWHYLSVS; translated from the exons ATGGCAGCACTTACTGCATTAACAGGGAATTATACTAGAATACAGACATTAGCGTCCTATTTCCAGCACTGTCGACGATCAAAAAGATGGATTAATCTGAAAACAGTCAACCGGAGAAGCCCTTTTTGTCAGTCACTGAAAAG AGATGCTGCCACTGTGGTCTCAGGGACAGAACTTGCTCGGCAGATCCATAAAGAAGTCCAGAGTGATATAGCAAAACTAGTGGCCCAAGGCATCAGGAGACCTCATCTGAGTGTTATCCTGGTGGGAGATGATCATGCCAGCCACACTTATGTGAGAAACAAAACTCGAACGGCTTCACTGCTTG GCATGTCGAGCAGCACAATCTTCAGGCCATCATCAGTATCTCAAGAAGAGATGTTGGAGCTGATAGACAAATTCAACAGAGACAGGAGCATCAGTGGGCTGCTGGTTCAACTCCCTCTTCCAG AGCACATCAACGAGAGAGCCATATGCAATGCTGTTGCCCCAGAAAAAGACGTTGATGGATTCCACATAGTAAACATTGGGAAACTCTGCTTGGACCAGAGGTGCATGGTGCCAGCCACAGCAGCGGCAGTGTGGGAAATCATCAGAAGAACGG GAATTGAAACAGTTGGAAAAAATGTGCTTGTTGTCGGGCGCTCCAAGAATGTAGGAATGCCCATTGCAATGCTGCTGCATTCGGATAGAAACCATGAACGACCGGGAG GTGATGCCACAGTTATCATGGCTCATAGATGCACTCCTCTGCCACGACTGAAGGAACTTGCCAGTCTGGCTGACATAGTGATTGCGGCTGCAG GTGTGCCTCACTTAATAACGGCAGAGATGGTAAAAGAGGGAGCCGCGGTTATTGATGTGGGCATCAACCGCATGCAGGACCCTGTCACTGGGAAACTGCGTCTTGTTGGAGATGTGGACTTTGAAG CTGTGAAGGTGAAGGCTGGATTTATCACTCCTGTGCCTGGAGGAGTGGGCCCAATGACCATTGCCATG TTGGACAGGAGACAAGCACTTCAGTCTGGATACTTTAATTGGCACTATTTGTCCGTATCTTGA
- the lipg gene encoding endothelial lipase → MVEKSIRIALCLLCFILCHSFSALAATADQNAQLNDDSEDSFSLDPMQLHDRIKYSMRKSFDLDDDGCYLQPGKKESIEECGFNASAKTILIIHGWAMSGMFESWMHKLVAAVQRRESEANVVVVDWLGLAHQLYPDVVNHTLRVGKSIAKLLDWLQDEVQLKLQDVHMIGYSLGAHVAGYAGTSVNGNIGRITGLDPAGPMFEGADSNKRLSPDDADFVDILHTYSRGALGVSIGIQEPIGHIDIYPNGGDVQPGCSLGDVLSTAAAGNFVEVMKCEHERAVHLFVDSLMNKDHMSYAFQCTGPDRFKKGICLSCRKNRCNSIGYNAKKMRKRRNSKMYLKTRADTPFGGFHYQMKMHVFDRKNANYADPTFYITLHGSHNDTENLSVDIADGVGLNLTNTFLVFTEEDIGDLLKISLRWEGPSDSWSSVFKHFKTSFWSSSPDKKVLEVRRIRVKAGETQKKFTFCAEKTEISPGQEITFLKCRDGWEVKPRKRLHY, encoded by the exons ATGGTAGAAAAATCAATAAGAATTGCACTTTGCTTGTTATGTTTTATCCTGTGCCATTCATTCAGTGCTTTAGCCGCTACAGCCGACCAGAACGCGCAACTGAATG ATGATTCAGAGGACAGCTTCTCACTGGATCCAATGCAACTTCATGACCGAATCAAGTACAGCATGCGAAAGTCTTTTGATCTTGATGACGACGGCTGTTACCTCCAACCTGGGAAAAAGGAAAGCATTGAGGAGTGTGGCTTCAATGCCTCTGCCAAGACCATTCTGATCATCCACGGCTGGGCG ATGAGTGGGATGTTTGAGAGCTGGATGCACAAGCTGGTGGCTGCTGTTCAGAGACGAGAGTCCGAGGCTAATGTAGTGGTGGTCGACTGGCTGGGCCTGGCCCACCAGCTTTACCCTGATGTCGTCAACCATACCCTCCGGGTTGGGAAGAGCATCGCTAAACTTTTGGACTGGCTCCAG GACGAAGTGCAGCTAAAACTCCAGGACGTGCATATGATTGGATATAGTCTTGGTGCTCATGTTGCTGGATATGCTGGAACTTCTGTAAATGGAAATATTGGGCGCATTACAG GTTTAGACCCAGCTGGCCCTATGTTCGAGGGGGCAGACTCCAACAAGAGGCTTTCTCCAGATGATGCAGACTTTGTCGACATCCTGCACACATACTCCCGGGGAGCTTTGGGCGTCAGTATTGGGATCCAGGAGCCTATTGGGCACATTGATATTTATCCCAATGGTGGGGATGTACAGCCAGGCTGTTCCTTAGGTGATGTGCTGTCCACTGCTGCTGCAGGAA ACTTTGTGGAAGTCATGAAGTGTGAACATGAGCGGGCAGTGCATCTCTTTGTGGACTCTCTCATGAACAAGGACCACATGAGTTATGCTTTTCAATGTACCGGCCCTGATCGCTTCAAGAAGGGCATTTGTCTGAGCTGCAGGAAAAACCGCTGCAACAGTATTGGTTACAACGCCAAGAAAATGCGAAAGAGGAGAAACAGCAAAATGTACCTGAAGACTCGCGCAGACACACCTTTTGGTG GTTTCCACTATCAGATGAAGATGCATGTGTTCGACAGAAAGAATGCAAATTATGCAGATCCCACTTTCTACATCACACTACACGGATCCCATAACGATACCGAAAACCTCAGTGTAGACAT TGCTGATGGAGTTGGTctaaacctcacaaacacatttCTTGTCTTCACGGAAGAAGACATCGGTGACCTGCTGAAGATTTCTCTTCGCTGGGAAGGCCCTTCTGATTCCTGGTCGTCTGTGTTCAAACACTTTAAGACATCATTTTGGTCAAGTTCACCGGACAAAAAAGTTCTGGAGGTTCGGAGGATCCGAGTCAAAGCAGGAGAAACGCAGAAGAA GTTTACCTTCTGTGCTGAAAAAACGGAGATCTCGCCAGGGCAAGAAATTACTTTTCTTAAATGCCGTGATGGCTGGGAAGTAAAACCTAGAAAAAG attGCACTACTGA